A window of Thermococcus sp. MV5 contains these coding sequences:
- a CDS encoding 50S ribosomal protein L37e — protein MGSGTAPHGKRNRTPTHIKCRRCGKKSFNTRKGYCAACGFGRSRRLRKYSWSHKWKKAKGIL, from the coding sequence GTGGGAAGTGGAACAGCTCCACATGGAAAACGGAATAGAACTCCCACTCATATAAAGTGCAGAAGATGCGGAAAAAAGTCCTTTAACACTAGAAAGGGTTACTGTGCTGCATGTGGCTTTGGGAGAAGCAGAAGGCTTAGAAAATACAGCTGGAGTCACAAGTGGAAGAAAGCAAAGGGTATTCTTTAA
- a CDS encoding Hsp20/alpha crystallin family protein, whose product MKVARRWWRRDFWDPFDIMREIQEEIDAMFEDIFRGPRLWSYRRFSEPRGEFEIKSEGVWREPFVDIFDTGEEFIITAELPGVRKEDIKVRVTSDAVYIEAQVKREHELEKEGAVRVERYYSGYRRVIRLPEEVVAEKAKAKYNNGVLEVRVPKKYPTKKEERGGFEVKIE is encoded by the coding sequence ATGAAGGTGGCTAGAAGATGGTGGAGGAGAGACTTCTGGGACCCCTTCGATATAATGAGAGAAATACAAGAAGAGATTGATGCAATGTTTGAGGACATATTCAGGGGGCCCAGACTATGGAGTTACAGGAGGTTTAGCGAGCCAAGAGGAGAATTTGAGATAAAAAGCGAAGGAGTTTGGAGAGAGCCCTTTGTAGATATCTTTGACACGGGTGAAGAATTCATAATCACAGCTGAATTGCCAGGAGTGAGAAAGGAGGACATTAAAGTCAGAGTGACTAGTGACGCCGTTTATATCGAGGCTCAGGTGAAGAGAGAGCATGAACTTGAAAAAGAAGGTGCAGTGAGAGTTGAAAGGTATTACAGTGGTTATAGGAGAGTTATCAGACTTCCCGAAGAAGTTGTAGCAGAAAAGGCAAAGGCTAAATATAACAATGGTGTCCTTGAGGTAAGGGTTCCTAAAAAATATCCAACCAAGAAAGAGGAGAGGGGTGGTTTTGAAGTTAAGATAGAGTGA
- a CDS encoding LSm family protein — MAERPLDVIHKSLDKEVLVILKRGAEYRGKLIGYDIHLNVVLANAQLIEDGEPKKNYGKIVIRGDNVLAISPVEIE, encoded by the coding sequence ATGGCGGAAAGACCACTTGATGTTATACACAAGTCACTCGACAAGGAGGTTTTGGTAATCCTCAAAAGAGGGGCCGAATATAGAGGAAAGCTCATTGGTTATGACATCCACTTAAATGTTGTCTTGGCGAATGCTCAGCTTATTGAGGATGGCGAGCCAAAGAAAAATTATGGTAAGATCGTTATCAGAGGAGATAACGTGTTGGCTATCTCCCCAGTTGAGATAGAATGA
- a CDS encoding MATE family efflux transporter — MDGELRRRLWALAWPAILANIGQTLVNLVDMIMVGQLGSLAIASVGLGGQFSWFMMPLMFAISTGTLALVARFVGAKDFDMAEKVLEQSIYLAFFMSIPVMLFGVFFGDDALKIMGASEDVIKLGYSYIRTFFIFYPINFMAFAAFSALRGAGDTKTPMKLSLLTNGANVFLNYGLIFGKFGLPRLEVVGAALASGLSILLAFIVGLILFLRGSLVLKFKPAFNLDWETIKRILRIGIPATVERIIFSFYNFLYISIVTRFGTIALAAHQVGLRVESIAYMPAFGFNVAASALVGQSLGEGDPEKAERVVYEALKMVSVFMGVMAIILVVFPKYLVMPFVTRSDPHYAEVLRLASIYLIIVGISEIPLGWTFVLSGSLRGAGDTKSPMYVTAISKLFFRIIPSYILGFGVSFWIIHIKGMGVIAAWFAMTLETFTTAIFFWWIFKRGSWKYIKV, encoded by the coding sequence ATGGATGGTGAATTAAGAAGAAGATTGTGGGCTCTTGCGTGGCCTGCCATTCTGGCCAACATTGGACAAACTCTTGTCAACCTAGTGGATATGATAATGGTAGGACAACTAGGGTCTTTAGCCATAGCAAGTGTGGGTCTTGGAGGTCAATTTTCTTGGTTTATGATGCCTCTAATGTTTGCTATTTCTACTGGAACTCTGGCCTTAGTTGCAAGGTTTGTAGGGGCGAAAGATTTTGATATGGCCGAAAAAGTGCTTGAACAGAGTATATATCTAGCCTTTTTCATGAGTATTCCGGTAATGCTCTTTGGAGTTTTCTTTGGAGATGATGCCCTTAAAATAATGGGGGCAAGTGAAGATGTCATAAAACTTGGCTATTCGTACATAAGAACATTTTTCATTTTTTACCCAATTAATTTCATGGCATTTGCAGCTTTTAGTGCCCTTAGAGGGGCTGGGGACACAAAGACGCCAATGAAATTAAGCTTATTAACTAATGGGGCTAATGTTTTCTTGAATTATGGTCTAATCTTTGGGAAGTTTGGGTTACCAAGGCTTGAAGTGGTAGGTGCTGCATTAGCCTCAGGCCTCTCAATTTTGCTTGCCTTTATTGTGGGGTTAATTCTTTTCCTTAGGGGTTCCTTGGTTTTAAAATTCAAGCCTGCATTCAACCTTGATTGGGAAACCATAAAAAGGATCCTCAGAATTGGAATTCCTGCTACAGTTGAGAGAATTATTTTCAGCTTCTATAACTTTCTCTACATAAGTATAGTAACCCGTTTTGGTACTATAGCATTAGCAGCTCATCAAGTGGGCTTGAGAGTGGAGAGTATAGCTTATATGCCGGCCTTTGGTTTTAATGTTGCTGCCTCAGCTTTAGTTGGCCAAAGTCTTGGAGAGGGAGACCCTGAAAAAGCAGAAAGAGTTGTTTATGAAGCCCTTAAAATGGTTTCAGTGTTTATGGGTGTTATGGCAATAATTTTGGTGGTATTCCCCAAATATCTCGTGATGCCATTTGTTACAAGAAGCGACCCTCACTATGCAGAAGTTTTAAGGTTGGCCAGTATATATCTCATAATCGTTGGGATAAGTGAGATACCTCTTGGATGGACATTCGTTCTAAGTGGTTCTCTTAGAGGAGCTGGAGATACAAAAAGTCCAATGTATGTAACGGCAATAAGTAAGCTCTTTTTCAGAATAATCCCATCATATATCCTTGGGTTTGGGGTCTCATTTTGGATTATCCACATCAAAGGGATGGGGGTTATTGCAGCATGGTTTGCCATGACGTTAGAAACATTCACAACAGCAATCTTTTTCTGGTGGATATTTAAACGAGGTAGTTGGAAATATATAAAGGTTTAA
- a CDS encoding tRNA (guanine(10)-N(2))-dimethyltransferase, with protein sequence MKLVNIKEGRAEIFIPKAERIYDAPVFYNPAMRLNRDLSVLVLQVLNPKTVLDALSATGIRGIRYALETNAEEVWLNDINPEAFKLIIRNLKINFGEKLTLDDKMTIIKGEKEIIATNKDANLLMAEKFRYFNFVDLDPFGSPMEFLDSALRSVKRKGVLAVTATDTAPLCGAHPKACLRKYNSKPLRGELCHESGLRILIGAIVRYAVKYDLGVHVLFAYYKDHYFRAFLQLKDGAKEGDKSLKDMGYVYFEPKTGRFEIERNFLPSRKGAFGPLWLGPLKEQQFIEKMIEKAEKAELPQNNKLLKFLNIIKDELNIPFFYDFHALARRNSLEVRKLSDVCNILQKKGYRSSRTHFSPTAIKADAPFEIVLETLKLLQ encoded by the coding sequence ATGAAACTTGTTAATATTAAAGAAGGAAGAGCAGAAATTTTTATACCTAAAGCCGAGCGTATTTATGATGCCCCTGTTTTTTATAATCCTGCCATGAGATTAAATAGAGATTTAAGTGTCCTTGTTTTACAAGTTTTAAATCCCAAAACAGTCCTAGATGCCCTCTCAGCCACGGGAATTAGAGGAATAAGGTACGCCTTGGAAACTAACGCAGAAGAGGTATGGCTTAATGATATAAATCCTGAGGCCTTTAAGCTCATTATTAGAAACCTAAAGATTAATTTTGGAGAAAAACTCACCTTAGATGACAAAATGACAATAATAAAAGGGGAAAAAGAAATAATTGCTACTAATAAAGATGCGAATCTCTTGATGGCTGAAAAATTCAGATATTTCAACTTTGTGGATCTTGACCCATTTGGTTCTCCAATGGAGTTTCTTGATTCAGCACTGAGAAGCGTTAAACGAAAAGGAGTTCTAGCAGTTACCGCTACAGACACTGCTCCTCTCTGCGGAGCCCATCCAAAAGCATGTCTCAGAAAGTATAACTCAAAACCTCTAAGAGGCGAGCTCTGCCATGAAAGCGGCTTGAGAATTCTGATAGGGGCTATCGTTAGATATGCTGTAAAATACGACCTCGGAGTCCATGTTCTCTTTGCCTATTACAAAGATCACTACTTCAGAGCATTTTTACAACTTAAAGATGGTGCAAAAGAAGGTGACAAATCCCTCAAAGATATGGGATATGTATATTTTGAACCCAAAACAGGAAGGTTCGAAATTGAAAGGAATTTTCTTCCAAGTAGGAAAGGGGCCTTTGGACCCTTATGGCTTGGCCCTCTCAAAGAACAACAGTTCATAGAAAAAATGATAGAAAAAGCTGAAAAAGCCGAATTACCCCAGAACAACAAGCTTCTCAAATTCCTGAATATTATCAAAGACGAGCTCAATATTCCGTTTTTTTATGATTTTCACGCTCTCGCAAGACGAAACTCTCTTGAAGTAAGAAAGCTCTCAGATGTGTGCAATATACTCCAGAAGAAGGGATACAGGAGTAGTCGGACACATTTCTCTCCAACTGCAATAAAAGCGGATGCACCTTTTGAAATAGTTTTAGAAACATTAAAACTCCTCCAGTGA
- a CDS encoding ABC transporter substrate-binding protein — translation MSAKGDILACLTARGHEGILQSELYRLNYSRSTIVEAIESLEKEKKVIRKEIGKKAYRIWLIEEAPFPVEGVLRLGLLKAVEYPHAILTAKDLERDYDVRILVYDSAIELTNALALGKVDLACSPLITQVLFGLLTKNLIIAGGCGFGGSGVVLKGDLKEGIKIGSSELSTMETMLKLFLEKHGLIDKVKVVYFKKPEEIVNSFLDGEIDALSIWEPYLSSLEKEGFKVYRYVELFGLYPCCALGVNYEFFKINKEIFSKFMDYYKKNTKSLKQRKEEAIHLMKMVFGFKQEQIRNGFEGFVYDYRLSKEQVESALELFGLKVFNLDPLLLPKDF, via the coding sequence ATGAGTGCTAAAGGCGATATTTTGGCTTGTCTTACAGCAAGAGGTCATGAGGGCATACTTCAAAGCGAGCTTTATAGGCTTAATTATTCTAGATCTACAATTGTTGAGGCTATTGAGAGTTTAGAAAAAGAAAAGAAGGTAATTAGGAAAGAAATTGGTAAAAAAGCCTATCGTATCTGGCTTATCGAAGAAGCTCCCTTTCCAGTAGAGGGGGTTCTTAGACTGGGACTTTTGAAGGCTGTTGAATATCCTCATGCAATTTTAACAGCTAAGGATCTTGAGAGAGACTATGATGTAAGAATTTTGGTGTACGACAGTGCTATTGAGCTAACGAATGCATTGGCCTTGGGAAAAGTTGATTTGGCGTGTTCTCCTCTTATTACACAGGTTCTTTTTGGCCTTCTTACCAAAAACCTAATAATTGCTGGTGGTTGTGGGTTTGGAGGAAGTGGAGTTGTCTTAAAGGGGGATTTAAAGGAAGGTATAAAGATCGGTTCTTCAGAACTCTCTACAATGGAGACAATGCTGAAGCTCTTTTTGGAAAAGCATGGACTTATAGATAAAGTTAAAGTAGTCTATTTCAAAAAACCTGAAGAGATCGTAAACTCATTTTTGGATGGGGAGATAGATGCTTTAAGTATATGGGAACCATATTTAAGTAGCTTAGAAAAAGAAGGGTTTAAAGTCTATAGATATGTCGAACTGTTTGGTCTTTATCCTTGTTGTGCTTTGGGAGTTAATTATGAGTTCTTTAAGATTAACAAAGAAATTTTCTCCAAATTCATGGATTACTATAAAAAGAATACTAAAAGCCTTAAACAACGAAAAGAAGAGGCCATACATTTAATGAAAATGGTTTTTGGGTTTAAACAAGAGCAGATAAGAAATGGTTTTGAAGGATTTGTTTATGATTACAGGCTGAGTAAGGAGCAGGTTGAATCCGCGTTAGAACTATTTGGACTCAAGGTGTTTAATTTAGATCCTCTTCTTTTGCCAAAAGATTTTTAA
- a CDS encoding 50S ribosomal protein L35ae, with protein MIMKGIVLSYMRSKEHLHKNHMIIKPLGIESKEQAAALIGKKVFWKSPSGKLLVGKITRTHGVRGEVKVRFERPLPGQALGDYVEIK; from the coding sequence ATGATAATGAAAGGGATTGTGCTAAGCTACATGAGAAGTAAAGAACACCTACACAAGAACCACATGATTATCAAACCACTTGGAATTGAGAGCAAAGAGCAAGCAGCAGCATTGATTGGCAAGAAAGTCTTCTGGAAGAGTCCCAGTGGAAAACTCCTTGTGGGCAAAATTACCAGAACCCATGGAGTTAGAGGAGAAGTAAAAGTAAGGTTTGAGAGGCCATTACCAGGGCAAGCCCTTGGAGACTACGTTGAAATAAAATGA